One segment of Paenibacillus rhizovicinus DNA contains the following:
- a CDS encoding 2,3-diketo-5-methylthiopentyl-1-phosphate enolase — MSQAVCTATYRCFDDKADFQKKALGIAVGLTVGSWTDLPEARKAEMEKHLGRVVSVEEHAGTEPGTRYADIVIAYPDVNFSRDIPALLVTVFGKLSMDGRIKLLDLGFSADFLSAFPGPKFGLEGIRDLLGVHDRPLLMSIFKSVIGHDLPNLREQFYKQALGGVDLIKDDEILFENPLTPLQKRVEVCMEAARAAESETGQKLLYAVNLTGPTSKLASQAKLAIASGANALLFNVLAYGFDVLHELSSDPEISVPIAAHPAMAGAFYPSPHYGISAPLLLGKLMRLAGADLALFPSPYGSVVMPREENLAVQAALIDPALPVRPSFPVPSAGIHPGLVPLILRDFGTDVVVNAGGGIHGHAMGTAAGGQAFRQAITATMNGISLPDAAAQPGNEALKTAIDSWGHKQP; from the coding sequence ATGAGCCAAGCGGTATGTACGGCCACTTATCGTTGCTTTGATGATAAAGCCGATTTTCAGAAAAAGGCGCTCGGCATCGCGGTCGGTCTGACGGTCGGCAGCTGGACCGATCTGCCCGAAGCGCGCAAAGCCGAGATGGAGAAGCACCTGGGCCGCGTCGTTTCGGTCGAGGAACACGCGGGCACGGAACCGGGCACGCGTTACGCGGATATCGTCATCGCGTATCCGGATGTCAATTTCAGCCGCGACATTCCCGCCCTGCTCGTCACCGTCTTCGGCAAACTGTCGATGGACGGCCGTATCAAGCTGCTTGATCTCGGCTTCTCCGCCGACTTCCTATCCGCCTTCCCAGGACCGAAATTCGGCTTGGAAGGCATCCGCGACTTGCTCGGCGTTCACGACCGCCCGCTGCTGATGAGCATTTTCAAATCCGTTATCGGTCATGACCTGCCTAACCTGCGCGAGCAATTCTACAAGCAGGCATTAGGCGGCGTCGACTTGATCAAGGATGACGAAATCTTGTTCGAGAACCCGCTGACGCCGCTGCAGAAGCGCGTCGAGGTTTGCATGGAAGCAGCCCGGGCCGCCGAATCCGAAACCGGACAGAAGCTGCTGTATGCCGTCAACCTGACGGGCCCGACGTCGAAGCTCGCTTCGCAGGCGAAACTCGCGATCGCTTCCGGTGCCAACGCCCTGCTCTTCAACGTGCTGGCCTACGGCTTCGACGTCCTTCACGAGCTGAGCAGCGATCCGGAGATCTCGGTGCCGATTGCCGCCCATCCCGCAATGGCCGGCGCCTTCTATCCGTCTCCGCATTACGGCATCTCGGCTCCACTGCTGCTCGGCAAGCTGATGCGCCTAGCCGGCGCGGACCTGGCCTTGTTCCCTTCTCCGTACGGCTCCGTCGTCATGCCGCGCGAAGAGAATCTGGCCGTTCAGGCGGCGCTGATCGACCCTGCCCTGCCGGTGCGCCCAAGCTTCCCCGTACCGTCCGCAGGCATTCATCCCGGACTCGTCCCGCTTATTCTGCGCGACTTCGGCACCGATGTCGTCGTCAATGCAGGCGGCGGCATCCACGGCCATGCCATGGGAACGGCAGCTGGCGGACAAGCTTTCCGTCAAGCCATAACGGCGACGATGAACGGTATTTCCCTGCCTGACGCAGCCGCGCAGCCAGGCAACGAAGCGCTGAAGACGGCGATCGACAGCTGGGGGCACAAACAACCATGA
- a CDS encoding DegV family protein, with the protein MGGIKIVTDSTADIPKRVREQLGIEMIPLKVIFGTDSFLDGISISNEQFYERLTSSSTLPTTSQPSPVEFTEAYERLMKKFPDSAIISIHLAAVLSGTFQSAIIGSTMMEQAGDVTVIDSKSVSYGLGMQVVKAAEMANAGASKDEIVAAVEAIQQDMKMYFLVDTLEYLQKGGRIGKAAALFGSILNIKPILKLDKEGEVSAVDKVRGTKKAMQRIIDLFKADFGNDPIEMTVGWTHKRELALELAALAQAQLNVHHIRQTDIGSVIGTHAGPGAAALFITRV; encoded by the coding sequence ATGGGCGGAATAAAAATCGTAACAGACAGCACGGCAGACATCCCGAAGCGCGTCAGAGAGCAGCTGGGCATCGAGATGATCCCGCTAAAGGTCATATTCGGGACAGATTCTTTCCTGGATGGCATTTCGATTTCGAACGAACAATTTTACGAGCGGCTCACTTCCTCGAGCACGCTGCCGACGACGTCGCAGCCTTCTCCTGTCGAGTTCACCGAGGCGTACGAGAGGCTGATGAAGAAGTTTCCGGATTCCGCGATCATTTCCATTCATCTAGCCGCGGTCTTGAGCGGTACGTTCCAATCGGCGATTATTGGCTCGACGATGATGGAGCAGGCCGGCGACGTGACGGTCATCGATTCCAAATCCGTTTCCTACGGTCTTGGGATGCAAGTCGTGAAAGCGGCTGAAATGGCAAATGCCGGAGCGTCGAAGGACGAAATCGTGGCAGCGGTCGAAGCGATCCAACAAGACATGAAAATGTACTTCCTCGTCGATACGCTCGAGTATTTGCAGAAGGGCGGCCGGATCGGCAAAGCCGCGGCGCTCTTCGGTTCGATTCTGAACATCAAGCCGATTCTGAAGCTCGACAAGGAAGGCGAGGTTTCCGCGGTCGACAAGGTGCGGGGCACGAAGAAAGCGATGCAGCGCATTATCGATTTGTTCAAGGCCGATTTCGGCAACGATCCGATTGAAATGACGGTGGGCTGGACGCATAAGCGCGAGCTGGCGCTTGAGCTTGCCGCGCTTGCGCAAGCGCAGTTGAACGTACATCATATCAGGCAAACGGATATCGGCTCGGTTATCGGAACGCATGCCGGTCCCGGAGCTGCGGCATTATTCATTACACGGGTGTGA
- the recG gene encoding ATP-dependent DNA helicase RecG, giving the protein MKLDEIPVRQMKGVSAQKELELHAFGVHTIADLLDYFPFRYEDYRIRTLGEAKDGEKATVEGKIMGNPLLQRYGRAKTRLTCKIAIDGVLVTAVWFNRHFLQEQLVPGRDIILTGKWEQKRLQITVTDSEFPDKGTARSGTLQSVYSVGGSVTQQWMRKTITQAIAQYGSMVEETLPVELMDKYDFMLRREAVRHIHQPDDIAQGQAARRRLVYEELFLFQLKLQAYRSMNRKRMDGVAHVVDAESIRAFSRTLPFELTDSQKKVVNEILIDMRSHACMNRLLQGDVGSGKTVVAAIALFATVKAGHQGALMVPTEILAEQHYRSLQNLLGSIGLQVSLLTGSLTEKKRREVLAGLQMGLTDVVVGTQAIIQDGVFFRSLGLVVTDEQHRFGVNQRSVLRRKGLNPDVLTMTATPIPRTLAITAFGDLDVSTLKERPHGRKPIQTNWVKHSMLDRVLGFIRREAEAGRQCYFICPLIEESDKLDVQNAIDLHVQIQQAFPDLRIGLLHGRLSAAEKDEVMRAFGANEVHVLVATTVVEVGVDVPNATLMVIMDADRFGLSQLHQLRGRVGRGGHQSYCVLIADPKSETGRERMKIMTETDDGFEVSRRDLELRGPGDFFGTKQSGVPDFKLADMAADFAVLEEARDDAAELTAKAEFWTEAPYARLREALRKDQLFQGELLD; this is encoded by the coding sequence ATGAAGCTGGATGAAATACCCGTCCGGCAAATGAAAGGCGTGAGTGCTCAGAAAGAACTGGAGCTTCACGCCTTTGGCGTTCATACGATCGCGGATTTGCTGGACTATTTTCCGTTTCGATACGAAGATTATCGCATTCGGACACTTGGGGAAGCGAAAGACGGCGAGAAGGCGACAGTAGAAGGCAAAATCATGGGCAATCCGCTGCTGCAGCGGTATGGACGAGCAAAGACGCGGCTGACCTGCAAAATTGCGATCGACGGCGTGCTGGTGACGGCGGTATGGTTCAACCGCCACTTCTTGCAGGAGCAGCTCGTTCCGGGGCGCGACATTATCCTGACGGGGAAATGGGAGCAGAAGCGGCTGCAAATCACCGTGACGGACTCGGAGTTTCCCGACAAAGGCACGGCGCGTTCAGGCACGCTGCAATCCGTCTACTCTGTCGGCGGAAGCGTAACGCAGCAGTGGATGCGCAAGACGATCACGCAAGCGATCGCTCAATACGGCTCGATGGTGGAGGAAACGCTGCCGGTCGAACTCATGGACAAGTATGATTTTATGCTGCGTCGCGAAGCGGTGAGGCATATCCATCAGCCCGACGACATTGCACAAGGACAAGCTGCCAGACGCCGGCTCGTGTACGAGGAGCTGTTCTTGTTCCAGCTGAAGCTGCAGGCATACCGCTCCATGAACCGCAAACGGATGGACGGCGTCGCCCATGTGGTCGATGCGGAGTCGATCAGAGCATTCTCGCGGACGCTGCCTTTCGAATTGACGGATTCGCAGAAGAAGGTCGTCAACGAAATTCTGATCGATATGCGCTCGCATGCCTGCATGAATCGACTGCTGCAGGGGGATGTCGGCTCCGGCAAGACGGTCGTCGCTGCGATCGCGCTGTTTGCGACTGTCAAAGCGGGTCACCAAGGCGCGCTCATGGTGCCGACGGAGATTCTTGCCGAGCAGCATTACCGTTCCTTGCAGAACCTGCTGGGCAGCATAGGCTTGCAAGTGTCGCTGTTGACCGGCAGTTTGACTGAGAAGAAACGGCGCGAAGTCCTTGCAGGTCTGCAAATGGGGCTGACCGACGTCGTGGTCGGCACGCAGGCCATAATCCAGGACGGCGTCTTCTTCCGCAGTCTCGGGCTTGTCGTAACGGATGAGCAGCATCGCTTCGGCGTTAATCAGCGAAGCGTTCTGCGACGCAAAGGGTTGAATCCCGACGTATTGACGATGACGGCAACGCCGATTCCGCGGACGCTTGCCATTACGGCGTTCGGGGATCTGGATGTCTCCACGCTGAAGGAGAGACCGCATGGCCGAAAGCCGATCCAGACGAATTGGGTCAAGCATTCCATGCTTGACCGCGTGCTCGGATTCATACGCCGGGAAGCGGAGGCAGGCAGACAGTGTTATTTCATCTGCCCGCTGATCGAGGAGTCGGACAAGCTGGATGTACAGAACGCCATCGACCTGCATGTTCAAATCCAGCAGGCGTTTCCGGATTTGAGAATCGGCCTGCTTCACGGCAGGTTGTCGGCTGCGGAGAAGGACGAGGTCATGCGGGCTTTCGGCGCGAATGAAGTGCATGTTCTCGTAGCGACGACGGTCGTGGAAGTAGGCGTCGATGTGCCGAACGCGACGCTGATGGTCATCATGGACGCCGATCGTTTCGGTTTATCGCAGCTGCATCAGCTGCGCGGGCGCGTTGGCCGCGGCGGCCATCAGTCGTATTGCGTGCTCATTGCCGATCCGAAGTCGGAAACCGGCCGCGAACGGATGAAGATCATGACGGAGACGGATGACGGATTCGAGGTGTCCAGGCGGGATTTGGAGCTGCGGGGGCCAGGCGACTTCTTCGGTACCAAACAGAGCGGGGTGCCGGATTTCAAGCTGGCCGACATGGCCGCGGATTTCGCGGTGCTGGAAGAGGCGCGCGACGATGCTGCGGAACTGACGGCCAAAGCTGAATTTTGGACCGAAGCGCCCTATGCGCGGCTCCGTGAAGCTCTCCGGAAAGATCAACTTTTTCAAGGAGAACTTTTGGACTAG
- a CDS encoding DUF2515 family protein, with protein sequence MPQHRPQRSKPSLFAWLIHIIRVVRNYVLHKQDARNTSHELAEHALPASIRRELVDELFADLQAAAISTGGIEVTLASTVDEPAAEANRSFSNDVSAGGPANDEVYSDQERALMHRIHHETEIANRNNVTRTEAYRAVYYRSPELQWALLAHLVSRNGGWNMTDLQGELLPELMDEETRRHTFILLERINSLIFHDAYPQLLLYEASRREGKDLSRLLPCFGVSRFMLPVWKQFWQHGDSVLLTTALIVNEQHVIEKPIVQSDYFKAHVLERPMFLMQIPLQTNTVVMPYGSPLDAGGEMMLAGLVLENFMNVKERIEFGKRLYAILICVPDVMEGVMAFVRGVHHTGSRADYAPHLFAKERGGDWKSAAYHEKLEGCALIEGAKKMLSPELSAAWEDIDAALPDRTDWYENADAISDYFEALPLPEIFEITFEHCMALNKLELAVQAKQRFGAHKKVRPSPSSQ encoded by the coding sequence ATGCCGCAGCATCGTCCACAGCGAAGCAAGCCTTCGCTGTTTGCCTGGCTGATTCATATCATTCGCGTTGTTAGAAATTATGTCCTGCACAAGCAGGATGCCCGGAATACGTCGCATGAGCTTGCCGAGCATGCCTTGCCCGCATCGATACGCCGCGAGCTCGTAGACGAGTTGTTCGCGGACCTGCAGGCAGCTGCCATAAGCACGGGCGGGATCGAAGTAACCCTTGCATCCACGGTCGACGAACCGGCTGCCGAGGCTAATCGATCGTTCAGCAATGACGTATCCGCGGGCGGTCCGGCGAACGACGAGGTTTATTCGGACCAGGAACGCGCGCTGATGCATCGCATTCATCACGAAACCGAGATAGCAAACCGGAATAATGTTACGCGTACGGAGGCGTATCGCGCCGTCTATTATCGCAGCCCGGAGCTGCAATGGGCGCTGCTCGCCCATTTGGTTTCCCGCAACGGCGGGTGGAACATGACGGATTTGCAGGGAGAATTGCTTCCCGAGCTGATGGACGAGGAAACCCGCCGGCATACATTTATTTTGCTTGAGCGAATCAATTCGCTTATTTTCCATGACGCCTACCCGCAATTGCTGCTGTATGAGGCTTCGCGCAGGGAAGGGAAGGATCTGTCGAGGCTGCTGCCATGCTTCGGCGTCTCGCGGTTCATGCTCCCCGTCTGGAAGCAATTCTGGCAGCATGGGGATTCCGTCTTGCTTACGACCGCGCTGATCGTGAACGAACAGCATGTCATCGAGAAACCAATCGTCCAAAGCGATTATTTCAAGGCGCATGTGCTTGAGCGACCCATGTTCTTGATGCAAATCCCGCTGCAGACGAACACGGTCGTCATGCCTTACGGTTCGCCGCTCGATGCCGGAGGCGAGATGATGCTGGCTGGACTGGTGCTGGAAAACTTCATGAACGTCAAAGAGCGCATTGAATTCGGCAAACGGTTGTACGCCATCCTGATCTGCGTTCCGGATGTGATGGAAGGCGTGATGGCGTTCGTTCGCGGGGTGCATCATACCGGTTCGCGCGCGGATTACGCGCCGCATCTGTTTGCGAAAGAACGCGGCGGCGATTGGAAATCCGCTGCGTATCACGAGAAGCTTGAAGGCTGCGCTTTAATAGAGGGAGCCAAGAAAATGCTTAGTCCCGAGCTGTCCGCCGCCTGGGAGGATATAGATGCAGCGCTGCCCGACCGGACGGACTGGTATGAGAACGCGGATGCGATTAGCGATTATTTCGAAGCGCTGCCGCTGCCGGAAATCTTCGAAATCACCTTCGAGCACTGCATGGCGCTCAACAAACTGGAACTGGCCGTTCAAGCGAAGCAGCGTTTCGGCGCCCACAAGAAGGTACGTCCGTCGCCGTCGTCCCAGTAA
- a CDS encoding DAK2 domain-containing protein, whose translation MVLSGADNLHQNEARINALNVFPVPDGDTGSNMNLTMTSGKRELQKYPNPAVGKVAEALSKGLLMGARGNSGVILSQLFRGFSKSIAAQEQIDAQQFAAALQNGVDLAYKAVVKPVEGTILTVAKDTARHAVTFAKRNNDIVQLLQEIHTRAQESLARTPDLLPVLKQVGVVDSGGQGLVCIYEGFLSSIAQELGGSNDQPIGSEAAMPFRVPAAGKPPVAAPPRPTAFQHASAQSKIETEHIEFLYDMEFFINRKQTGRTGLRFDEALFKGMLSRDGDSILVIVDDDIIKVHVHTRKPGDVLNYALPYGELTEIHILNMREQHRDLLHEEESAAVTSGIQSGSVEVLPETAVVEEAALGLAVSEVLTGTPADALSAEQAHEWAPFGLIAVAMGEGIRSIFLDNNVDVVLTGGQTMNPSTEDFVKAIESLSAEHIYLLPNNSNIILAAGQAAELSGRNVTVIGTKNIPQGLAAVLAFREEEAAEVNTHAMNEAVLHVRSGQVTNAVRNTTIDGISIHEGDYIGIMEKTIVTAAPSLQETCRELLGRMLEDGGELVTVLTGEQAKASDTAELTAWAREMFPDAEFEVHEGGQPLYPYLIAVE comes from the coding sequence TCAAAAATATCCGAATCCTGCAGTGGGCAAAGTTGCGGAAGCGCTTTCTAAAGGCCTGCTGATGGGTGCGCGGGGCAATTCCGGCGTTATCTTGTCCCAGCTGTTCAGAGGCTTCTCCAAGAGCATCGCCGCCCAAGAGCAAATCGATGCGCAGCAGTTTGCTGCGGCTTTGCAGAATGGCGTCGATTTGGCATACAAAGCGGTTGTGAAGCCGGTCGAAGGCACTATACTGACAGTGGCCAAAGACACGGCTAGGCATGCCGTAACGTTTGCGAAGCGCAATAACGATATCGTTCAGCTCCTGCAGGAGATCCACACTAGAGCCCAAGAGTCGCTGGCTCGCACGCCTGATCTGCTGCCGGTACTGAAACAAGTCGGCGTCGTCGATTCCGGCGGGCAAGGTCTCGTCTGTATTTACGAAGGCTTCCTGAGCAGCATCGCCCAGGAACTCGGAGGCTCGAATGATCAACCGATCGGCTCGGAAGCGGCTATGCCTTTCCGTGTTCCGGCTGCCGGAAAACCTCCGGTTGCCGCGCCGCCGCGTCCGACGGCTTTCCAGCATGCCAGCGCGCAATCCAAAATCGAAACGGAACATATCGAGTTTTTGTACGATATGGAGTTTTTCATCAACCGTAAGCAGACGGGCCGCACGGGCCTGCGTTTCGACGAGGCGCTGTTCAAAGGCATGCTGAGCAGGGACGGGGATTCCATTCTCGTCATTGTGGACGATGATATCATTAAAGTTCATGTGCATACGCGCAAGCCGGGCGACGTGCTCAACTATGCGCTTCCGTACGGCGAGCTGACGGAAATTCATATTTTGAACATGCGCGAGCAGCACCGCGATCTGCTGCATGAAGAAGAGAGCGCAGCGGTTACGAGCGGTATTCAATCCGGATCGGTAGAAGTGCTTCCGGAAACGGCAGTCGTCGAAGAAGCCGCGCTCGGCTTGGCTGTCTCCGAAGTGCTGACGGGTACGCCTGCGGATGCGTTGTCCGCTGAACAGGCTCATGAATGGGCGCCGTTCGGCCTCATTGCGGTTGCAATGGGAGAAGGCATTCGATCGATCTTCCTCGACAACAATGTAGACGTCGTATTGACCGGCGGGCAGACGATGAACCCGTCGACGGAAGATTTCGTGAAGGCGATCGAATCACTCTCGGCGGAGCACATCTACTTGCTGCCGAATAACAGCAATATTATTCTAGCCGCAGGGCAGGCAGCGGAACTCAGCGGGCGAAACGTAACCGTTATCGGCACGAAGAACATTCCGCAGGGCTTGGCTGCCGTACTGGCCTTCCGTGAAGAGGAAGCGGCGGAAGTCAATACGCATGCGATGAACGAGGCCGTGCTCCATGTGCGGTCAGGCCAAGTGACGAATGCGGTCCGGAATACGACCATTGACGGCATTTCCATTCATGAAGGCGATTATATCGGAATTATGGAGAAGACGATCGTCACCGCTGCACCAAGCCTGCAAGAAACGTGCAGAGAGCTGCTTGGGCGCATGCTGGAGGACGGCGGCGAGTTGGTTACCGTATTGACCGGCGAGCAGGCGAAAGCGTCGGATACGGCTGAATTGACGGCCTGGGCCAGGGAGATGTTCCCGGATGCGGAGTTTGAAGTCCACGAAGGCGGCCAGCCGCTGTATCCGTACTTAATAGCGGTCGAATAG
- the mtnB gene encoding methylthioribulose 1-phosphate dehydratase, which yields MSFAHIPLEAKQTALAELTEVKSLFAGRGWFQGTSGNLSIRVGDFSPEDFHFAITASGKDKSLSTPEDFLFVDQEGKPSELTKLKPSAETLIHCEIYKQTGCGAIFHVHTVFNNLVSELFWERKSIPVDGVELIKALNIWDEEAHIDIPIVSNFAHIPSIVPEVTERLDKRIPGIMLRKHGIYAWGANAFEAKRHLEAFEFLFEYVYRWELLKR from the coding sequence ATGTCTTTCGCACACATTCCATTAGAAGCCAAGCAGACAGCGCTCGCCGAACTGACGGAAGTGAAGAGTCTCTTCGCCGGGCGCGGCTGGTTCCAAGGCACCAGCGGCAATCTGTCCATCCGCGTCGGCGATTTTTCCCCGGAGGACTTTCATTTCGCCATCACCGCCAGCGGCAAGGACAAATCGCTGTCGACGCCGGAAGATTTCCTGTTCGTCGACCAAGAAGGCAAGCCAAGCGAGCTGACGAAGCTGAAGCCTTCCGCCGAGACGCTGATCCATTGCGAGATTTACAAGCAGACCGGCTGCGGCGCGATTTTCCATGTCCATACGGTGTTCAACAATTTGGTATCCGAACTGTTCTGGGAGCGTAAATCCATTCCGGTGGATGGCGTCGAGCTTATCAAAGCGCTCAACATTTGGGACGAGGAAGCGCATATCGACATTCCGATCGTATCCAACTTCGCCCACATTCCGAGCATCGTGCCCGAAGTGACGGAGCGGCTGGACAAACGAATCCCCGGCATCATGCTGCGTAAACACGGCATCTACGCATGGGGCGCGAACGCGTTCGAGGCCAAACGCCATTTGGAAGCGTTCGAGTTTCTGTTCGAGTACGTGTACCGCTGGGAACTGCTGAAACGATAA
- a CDS encoding stage VI sporulation protein F produces the protein MSYTKFGIRPELVERVKVKMKNPVIKDRIKMLLNGVNKYDLQDRVKVRKLVRMAAGIMQENVTEQQEEQLIAFIVAQKIDPNNTLHLIKLWAMFR, from the coding sequence ATGAGCTATACAAAATTTGGCATTCGGCCCGAGCTGGTTGAGCGCGTAAAAGTAAAAATGAAAAATCCGGTCATTAAGGACCGGATTAAAATGCTGCTGAACGGCGTCAACAAGTATGATTTGCAAGACCGCGTCAAGGTACGGAAACTCGTCCGCATGGCGGCAGGCATCATGCAGGAGAACGTGACCGAACAGCAGGAAGAACAGCTGATCGCATTCATCGTTGCACAGAAAATCGATCCGAACAATACGCTGCACTTAATTAAATTATGGGCGATGTTCCGCTGA
- a CDS encoding 2-hydroxy-3-keto-5-methylthiopentenyl-1-phosphate phosphatase: protein MTKQKQRVIFCDFDGTITENDNIVAIIRHFNPPGWEAIVNSVVNQTKSIKQGVGEMFRLLPSSMKREVVDFSISNARIRAGFTDLLDYCKDNDIQFYVTSGGIDFFVYPLLAPFGIPEDHIYCNGSDFSGERIQITWPHPCEGQCTTDCGMCKKTIINRFPADRYERILIGDSVTDFEGAKLVDVVFSRSHLTLKCAELGLPYHEYETFHDVIEQLKQQEAKS from the coding sequence ATGACGAAACAGAAGCAGCGCGTTATCTTTTGCGATTTTGACGGTACGATTACCGAGAACGATAATATCGTGGCGATCATCCGCCACTTCAACCCGCCGGGCTGGGAAGCGATCGTGAACAGCGTCGTCAACCAGACCAAGAGCATCAAGCAAGGCGTAGGCGAAATGTTCCGTCTCCTGCCATCGTCCATGAAGCGCGAAGTGGTCGATTTCTCGATCTCCAATGCCCGCATCCGGGCCGGATTCACGGATTTGCTGGACTATTGCAAAGACAATGACATTCAGTTCTACGTCACGAGCGGCGGGATCGACTTCTTCGTCTATCCGCTGCTTGCGCCCTTCGGAATTCCGGAAGATCATATTTATTGCAACGGCAGCGATTTCTCCGGCGAACGGATCCAAATCACTTGGCCGCATCCATGCGAAGGCCAATGCACGACGGATTGCGGCATGTGCAAGAAAACGATCATCAACCGATTCCCTGCCGACCGGTACGAGCGCATTCTAATCGGCGACAGCGTGACGGACTTCGAAGGCGCCAAGCTGGTCGACGTCGTGTTCTCCCGCTCCCATCTCACCTTGAAATGCGCGGAGCTTGGACTTCCTTACCACGAATACGAGACGTTTCATGACGTTATCGAACAATTAAAGCAGCAGGAGGCGAAATCATAA
- a CDS encoding SOS response-associated peptidase, with product MCGRYTITVTLEELMLHYWVADSNVPFQQPKFNVAPGQMVLAVINDGTKNKLGELKWGLVPSWAESIKLGNKMINARSETVWDKPAFRPLMSRKRCIIPADGFYEWQQQDDNRKQPMRIVRRDRKLFSMAGLYDTWTSAEGIKLSTCTILTTAPNSLMAPIHDRMPVILQREDEATWLDRSMNDPQVLNRLLQPFPAEQLEAYPVGAGVGSVKKDDDSCIAPLVSNA from the coding sequence ATGTGCGGACGATATACGATAACCGTTACGCTGGAGGAGCTCATGCTGCACTATTGGGTTGCCGATTCCAATGTTCCTTTCCAGCAGCCCAAATTCAACGTCGCTCCCGGTCAAATGGTGCTGGCCGTCATCAATGACGGAACGAAGAACAAGCTCGGCGAGCTGAAATGGGGACTGGTCCCTTCCTGGGCGGAGAGCATCAAGCTCGGTAATAAAATGATTAACGCGCGGTCCGAAACCGTCTGGGACAAGCCCGCTTTCCGGCCGTTAATGAGCCGCAAGCGCTGCATCATCCCGGCTGACGGTTTCTATGAATGGCAGCAGCAAGATGACAACCGCAAACAGCCGATGCGTATTGTGAGACGCGACCGCAAGCTGTTCAGCATGGCCGGGCTGTACGATACGTGGACGTCGGCGGAAGGCATCAAGCTCAGCACATGCACCATTCTTACGACCGCGCCCAATTCGCTGATGGCGCCGATTCACGACCGGATGCCGGTCATCCTGCAACGGGAGGACGAAGCGACCTGGCTGGACCGATCCATGAACGATCCCCAAGTGCTGAACCGTCTGCTTCAGCCCTTTCCCGCCGAGCAGCTAGAGGCTTACCCGGTAGGCGCCGGCGTCGGCAGCGTCAAGAAAGACGACGATTCGTGCATCGCTCCGCTCGTCTCCAATGCTTAA
- the proC gene encoding pyrroline-5-carboxylate reductase gives MTTLSSSGVAPEIKTMRMCFYGAGSMAEAIVRGLLDRGLTEPGQIGMMNRQNAERMNELSTRYGIVGALTDADKVSMLREADIVFLAMKPKDAAEAIRGVRELLHPGQLIVSLIAGMTITTLETLLGKPMPIARTMPNTSSTIGLGATGISFSASVSDGQRQLADTLFQAVGLTAIVEEPMLEVVTGISGSGPAYFYYMMEAMIAAGTKLGLSTDAARELTLQTVLGAAHMVKATGEDPAELRRKVTSPNGATQAAIEKFDEYKFTEAVLSAVTRCAERAMEMGAEIERNAKS, from the coding sequence ATGACGACTCTATCTTCTTCCGGCGTTGCGCCGGAAATCAAAACGATGCGCATGTGTTTCTACGGCGCGGGCTCCATGGCCGAAGCGATCGTACGCGGCCTGCTTGACCGCGGCTTAACGGAACCCGGCCAAATCGGCATGATGAACAGGCAGAATGCGGAACGCATGAATGAACTTTCAACCCGCTACGGCATCGTCGGCGCCTTGACCGACGCTGATAAAGTTTCGATGCTGCGCGAAGCCGACATCGTCTTCCTCGCCATGAAGCCGAAAGACGCAGCCGAGGCGATCCGAGGCGTCCGCGAGCTGCTTCATCCCGGACAGCTGATCGTTTCCCTTATTGCGGGCATGACGATCACGACGCTCGAAACGCTGCTCGGCAAACCGATGCCGATCGCGCGTACGATGCCGAACACTTCCAGCACTATCGGACTCGGCGCCACTGGCATCAGCTTCTCGGCTTCCGTGAGCGACGGCCAGCGCCAGCTTGCGGATACGCTGTTTCAAGCGGTAGGCTTGACGGCCATCGTCGAAGAACCGATGCTCGAAGTCGTGACGGGTATTTCCGGCAGCGGTCCTGCTTACTTCTACTACATGATGGAAGCGATGATCGCGGCGGGCACCAAACTCGGCTTGTCCACGGATGCCGCTCGCGAGCTGACCCTTCAGACGGTACTCGGCGCAGCCCATATGGTGAAAGCGACCGGAGAGGATCCGGCCGAACTGCGCCGCAAAGTCACGTCTCCGAACGGCGCCACCCAAGCGGCGATCGAGAAATTCGACGAATACAAGTTTACGGAAGCCGTCTTAAGCGCCGTTACCCGGTGCGCCGAACGCGCCATGGAAATGGGAGCCGAAATCGAAAGGAATGCAAAATCATGA